The DNA window AGATGTCATCAGTCGTGAGAGCGTCCCGCTAAAACCGGACGCATTGCGGAATAGCGAGGTATCGGTTGTGAAACCCGGGTTGTAGGCGACAACCTGGATATTGCTTGCTTTCACTTCATCAAGTTCGGCGAAAGTTCGTGCGGTCAGGAGATTGCAGAGTTTCGATGCCGCGTAAGCGCGTACGCCAGCGTCAAAGCCTCCTTTGGGGGGATACGCTAGCGCCTGCGTGTTGAGCTCTTTCGGTGCAAAGGGATAGTGTCCCGGATCGTGTGTATCGCTCGTAGTGATCACCAACCGTCCACCTTCTGCCAAGCATGGAAGCAGTTCACGAGCTAACAGGTAGTGGCTGAGATGGTTGACTGCGAACGTCTTCTCGAAACCGTCGTCACTACGCTGATCTACGTTCGGATATTGTACACCAGCATTGAGCACGAGCATATCGATCCGGTCGTCGGCCAGCCGGTGCTTCACTGCGTCCGCAAAGGTACGAACACTTTCGAGCGAAGCGAGATCAAGGTGTACCACCGTNCCGTACTGCCTTCTGGCACGACTCGCCCGCTGCCACGAGCTCCGATTATGACTTGTGTGTCGGGCTGAGATGCGATTCGGTGTACGGCGTGCTCACCGATCCCGGAGGTGGCCCCCGTCATCACAACAATTTGTTTGGATTTGGATTCGTTACTCATGTGCAGTCATAGCCACCAGCCGATATCAATCAACCGGTTTACTAAACTTCCCATTAATCAGACTAATCATACCAAGAGGATTATTAGAGGTTCTCACAGATATCGACAAGCATTCGACGGAAAAGCGATCTTTCTGCAGGAGAAAACCCCTCCAACATTTGGGATTCAGCCCGCTCCAAAATCTCTTCAACGGGTTCTTGGTGTGCTTGACCATCATCAGTGAGATATACTCGAGAAATTCGTGAGTCGTTGGGGTCCGACCGACGTTCAACTACTCCTTCAGATACCATTCGATCGAGCATTTTACTGATTGCTTGTGGTTTCACTTCCAACCGTGCGGCTAGCTCTTTTTGCGAGAGCCCATCTTCTTTCCACAACAAATAGAGAAGAACCTCCTGGCCGGCGTATAACCCAATGTCGGAGAGGTCTTCCCGGATTTGATTTCGATACGCCTTCCCNGTGATAGGGTCCGATCGATTTTGTGTCATAACTCTGGTCGTAGATCGCTAATACGGATTCGCGCTGACCCTTATTAGACATAGTGGTACCCGAGCGAATTCTCGCTCTCTCATGGGCCACCTATTCAATCAACTGGTTGTCTATATTAAGAAGACCATGCTGAATTACAACGCTATTTGAGAAGAGCTCGTTCGCTGAGACAACGGAGTACGGATTTGATCCAGTACGTGCTCGGCATGAGTTCGGAAGTTTCTAGCGCGAGGACAAATCCCTCAGGCGGATCTGGGGAAATCCGATCCAAGCTAAAGAAAAACCGTCGATAAAGGGGCAACTTTCGTCAAGAGACTGTAAAGAGGGAATGCCATCAACTCAAGTATCTCAAC is part of the Halococcus hamelinensis 100A6 genome and encodes:
- a CDS encoding MarR family winged helix-turn-helix transcriptional regulator is translated as MTQNRSDPITGKAYRNQIREDLSDIGLYAGQEVLLYLLWKEDGLSQKELAARLEVKPQAISKMLDRMVSEGVVERRSDPNDSRISRVYLTDDGQAHQEPVEEILERAESQMLEGFSPAERSLFRRMLVDICENL
- a CDS encoding SDR family NAD(P)-dependent oxidoreductase, whose protein sequence is MVHLDLASLESVRTFADAVKHRLADDRIDMLVLNAGVQYPNVDQRSDDGFEKTFAVNHLSHYLLARELLPCLAEGGRLVITTSDTHDPGHYPFAPKELNTQALAYPPKGGFDAGVRAYAASKLCNLLTARTFAELDEVKASNIQVVAYNPGFTTDTSLFRNASGFSGTLSRLMTSSPGRLVFRFASRFNPDLYPETPERSRLMTSSPGRLVFRFASRFNPDLYPETPERAGEALAQLTLGRATPPSGSIYASLVRSDITYPDPSELARSHEARDRLWRESSKIVDITE